In the genome of Deinococcus deserti VCD115, one region contains:
- a CDS encoding aminotransferase class IV has translation MKLLPVHLNRPSWLHGATAFTTVRTRYAEPLHWAAHLGRLQSTCAFLGLSAPDPELPVLDPLPWGLARVTVTEAGTFLSHRLLQVGPRPEAGVQVRLTGVQVHPQLALHKTGNYLPYRLAMQAADGAFEGWLQDSSGRVVDGSRTSPLLRLNGQLVVPAGGLPSVTRAAYLSGQEFIERSVQAEELSQVTAAWVCGSGTGVVPVSELHTPAGTQVLSVHWPELSDPALLWPGTD, from the coding sequence ATGAAGCTGCTGCCCGTGCACCTCAATCGCCCCTCCTGGCTGCATGGAGCCACGGCGTTTACCACCGTGCGCACGCGGTACGCTGAGCCACTGCACTGGGCAGCGCATCTGGGCCGCCTCCAGAGCACCTGCGCCTTTCTTGGCCTGAGTGCTCCGGATCCAGAGCTGCCCGTTCTGGACCCGCTGCCCTGGGGTCTGGCACGGGTGACGGTGACAGAGGCCGGGACGTTTCTGTCCCACCGCCTCCTGCAAGTGGGCCCGAGGCCTGAGGCCGGCGTGCAGGTGCGGCTGACTGGCGTGCAGGTCCATCCGCAACTGGCCCTTCACAAGACGGGCAACTATCTGCCGTACCGGCTGGCGATGCAGGCCGCTGACGGTGCTTTCGAAGGCTGGCTGCAGGACAGTTCAGGTCGCGTGGTGGACGGCAGCCGGACCTCGCCACTGCTGCGCCTGAATGGCCAGCTGGTGGTTCCGGCAGGCGGCCTGCCCAGCGTGACCCGTGCCGCGTACCTGAGCGGCCAGGAGTTTATCGAGCGGTCCGTCCAGGCAGAGGAACTGTCCCAGGTCACAGCTGCGTGGGTGTGTGGCAGCGGAACAGGCGTGGTTCCGGTTTCCGAACTGCATACGCCGGCGGGAACTCAGGTGCTGAGTGTCCACTGGCCTGAGCTAAGTGACCCCGCCCTGCTGTGGCCCGGCACTGACTAA
- a CDS encoding quinone-dependent dihydroorotate dehydrogenase, whose product MYRRVIKPALFRLDAEDAHHLTVNALALMSRLPGWPAAARRLSAPADSRLMQTLWGHTYASPVGLAAGLDKNGVAVPAFSALGFGFVEVGTVTPQPQPGNDRPRLFRLPPDEALINRMGFNNAGAAALRGQLSRLGRRTVPVWVNIGKNKLTEEAAQDYVACVQELYDVADAFVVNVSSPNTPGLRALQASAELEALLRAVLNETEAQRLRTARRAPPVLVKLAPDLHPADFEASVQGALNAGVQGLIVSNTTLSRDGLTHAHREQAGGLSGRPLTGRSTALVQDAYRLTRGAVPVVGVGGIFSADDAYAKIRAGASLVEVYSSLIYEGPGLPARIHRGLGQLLERDGISHVRDAVGADA is encoded by the coding sequence ATGTACCGCCGAGTGATCAAGCCCGCGCTGTTTCGCCTGGACGCCGAAGACGCCCACCACCTCACCGTGAATGCCCTGGCGCTGATGTCCCGGCTTCCTGGGTGGCCCGCCGCCGCCCGCCGCCTGAGTGCACCTGCCGACTCCCGCCTCATGCAGACTCTGTGGGGGCACACCTATGCCTCGCCCGTGGGTCTGGCTGCCGGGCTCGACAAGAACGGCGTGGCGGTTCCGGCCTTCAGTGCGCTGGGCTTCGGGTTCGTGGAGGTCGGCACGGTCACCCCACAGCCTCAGCCGGGCAATGACCGTCCGCGCCTCTTCCGGTTGCCCCCCGATGAGGCACTGATCAACCGCATGGGATTTAACAATGCAGGCGCGGCCGCGCTGCGGGGTCAGCTGTCACGGCTGGGCCGCCGGACGGTACCTGTGTGGGTCAACATCGGCAAAAACAAGCTGACCGAAGAAGCGGCCCAGGACTACGTGGCCTGCGTGCAGGAACTGTACGATGTGGCAGACGCCTTTGTCGTCAATGTCAGCAGCCCTAACACACCGGGGCTGCGGGCGCTGCAGGCCTCTGCAGAACTTGAAGCCCTGCTGCGCGCCGTGCTGAATGAAACCGAAGCCCAGCGCCTGCGCACCGCCCGGCGGGCTCCTCCAGTACTGGTCAAGCTGGCTCCGGACCTGCACCCGGCTGATTTCGAGGCCAGCGTTCAGGGGGCCCTGAATGCAGGAGTGCAGGGCCTGATTGTCAGCAACACGACCCTGTCGCGCGACGGCCTGACCCATGCACACCGCGAGCAGGCCGGCGGGCTCAGTGGGCGGCCCCTGACCGGGCGCTCCACGGCGCTGGTGCAGGACGCCTACCGCCTGACCCGGGGTGCAGTTCCTGTCGTGGGTGTGGGCGGCATTTTTTCGGCAGACGACGCCTACGCCAAGATCCGCGCCGGTGCCAGCCTGGTCGAGGTCTACAGCAGCCTGATCTACGAGGGCCCTGGTCTGCCCGCCCGCATTCACCGTGGCCTGGGCCAGCTGCTGGAGCGCGATGGGATCAGTCATGTACGGGACGCTGTCGGCGCCGACGCTTAA
- a CDS encoding aminodeoxychorismate components I/II translates to MTTTTTLPDFSPADVLLRLRARSAPGVILLESLGPVVPYGRYSLLSAWPQAVQTELPERPRDQSLFPAWLGGLKYEAAREFGLSAHPPQGRAMWWGLYPSGLLWDREAGTLCVVGEPHVDWAAVLEGPGAPAPALHVGPFGADDVDYPAGVRAVQELIRAGEVYQVNLSRGVRAEATGDPLAAYLRLREVNPSPFMAFADLGDEVVVSCSPERLVLWDNDVLNARPIAGTRRRGDTPQEDAAFEAELRESPKEVAEHTMLVDLVRHDLGRVAAPGSVHVPDLMLVERYSHVMHLVSEVEARARPDVTLREVLAATFPGGTITGAPKERVMEAIHALEPGPRGWYTGGLGVVSGARVDLNILIRTAAFTRTAGPEHWVVEVRAGGGTVIDADPAREAQETVHKAQALLSVLSGVPGRAAQPPAPPVPGRVWFPPTPPRGAPGLRVLLLDNRDSFTWNLVHDLLSLGAQVDVRPQEEDAWALLDTQPDAVLVGPGPGTPDTSGCTLPLTRLCLERDVPLLGVCLGHQALGQVLGGQVARAQPVHGRLDRISHEGTDLFNGVAPGAPFGRYHSLVVRDLPDQMVTARSLDGEVMALRAPGQRAWGVQFHPESVLSPSGRTLLGNWLRLSGAKPGNPQ, encoded by the coding sequence GTGACAACGACGACCACGCTGCCAGACTTCTCGCCTGCTGACGTGCTGCTGCGCCTGCGGGCACGCAGCGCGCCGGGGGTGATCCTGCTCGAATCATTGGGTCCGGTGGTGCCGTATGGCCGTTACTCTCTGCTCAGTGCCTGGCCGCAGGCGGTCCAGACCGAACTGCCCGAACGTCCCAGGGATCAAAGCCTGTTTCCAGCGTGGCTGGGAGGCCTGAAATACGAGGCCGCGCGTGAGTTTGGCCTCAGCGCCCATCCGCCCCAGGGGCGGGCGATGTGGTGGGGCCTGTACCCATCCGGGCTGCTGTGGGACCGCGAAGCCGGGACCCTGTGCGTGGTGGGTGAGCCTCACGTGGACTGGGCGGCTGTGCTGGAAGGGCCGGGTGCACCGGCCCCGGCCCTGCATGTCGGGCCTTTCGGTGCCGATGACGTGGATTACCCGGCTGGCGTCCGCGCCGTACAGGAACTGATCCGTGCCGGGGAGGTCTATCAGGTCAACCTCTCACGCGGGGTGCGGGCCGAGGCGACCGGTGACCCTCTGGCTGCCTACCTGCGGCTGCGGGAGGTCAACCCCAGTCCGTTCATGGCCTTTGCCGACCTGGGCGACGAAGTGGTGGTGTCGTGCAGCCCGGAGCGGCTGGTGCTGTGGGACAACGACGTCCTGAACGCGCGGCCTATCGCCGGAACACGCCGTCGTGGGGACACGCCGCAGGAAGACGCCGCCTTCGAGGCCGAGCTGCGTGAAAGCCCCAAGGAAGTCGCGGAGCACACCATGCTGGTGGATCTGGTGCGTCACGACCTGGGGCGTGTGGCCGCACCTGGATCGGTACATGTGCCGGACCTGATGCTGGTCGAACGTTACAGCCACGTCATGCATCTCGTTTCTGAAGTCGAGGCCAGGGCGCGGCCGGACGTCACGCTCCGGGAGGTGCTGGCCGCGACCTTCCCGGGCGGCACGATTACCGGCGCGCCCAAGGAGCGCGTCATGGAGGCTATTCACGCCCTGGAACCCGGTCCACGCGGCTGGTACACCGGCGGCCTGGGCGTGGTGAGCGGCGCGAGAGTGGACCTCAACATTCTGATCCGCACTGCCGCATTCACCCGGACTGCAGGCCCGGAGCACTGGGTGGTGGAGGTCCGTGCCGGTGGAGGCACCGTGATCGACGCCGACCCTGCGCGTGAGGCCCAGGAGACGGTTCACAAGGCCCAGGCCCTGCTGAGTGTGCTGTCCGGAGTTCCAGGACGCGCTGCCCAGCCACCGGCTCCGCCCGTTCCAGGCCGGGTCTGGTTCCCCCCCACGCCTCCCCGGGGCGCTCCTGGGCTGCGGGTGCTGCTGCTGGACAACCGCGATTCGTTTACCTGGAACCTGGTGCACGATCTGCTCAGCCTGGGCGCCCAGGTGGACGTGCGCCCGCAGGAGGAAGACGCCTGGGCGCTATTGGATACCCAGCCTGACGCGGTGCTGGTCGGACCTGGGCCCGGTACGCCAGACACCAGCGGCTGCACCCTGCCGCTGACCCGGCTGTGTCTGGAACGTGACGTGCCCCTGCTGGGCGTCTGTCTGGGTCATCAGGCGCTGGGGCAGGTGCTGGGTGGACAGGTCGCGCGCGCGCAGCCGGTGCATGGTCGTCTCGACCGGATCAGCCATGAAGGCACCGACCTGTTTAACGGGGTGGCTCCAGGAGCTCCATTCGGGCGCTATCACTCGCTGGTGGTGCGGGATCTGCCGGACCAAATGGTCACGGCCCGCAGCCTCGACGGAGAGGTCATGGCGCTGCGGGCGCCCGGCCAGCGGGCCTGGGGAGTGCAGTTTCATCCGGAAAGCGTGCTGAGTCCGTCGGGCCGTACGCTGCTGGGCAACTGGCTGCGGTTGTCGGGTGCGAAGCCGGGAAACCCTCAATGA
- a CDS encoding RrF2 family transcriptional regulator, translated as MWVSTKAQYGLRALIEIGRRDGEAVPLKDVSERQGISQHYLEQIASNLRRAGFIKSIRGAHGGYRLSRPAADISAYDVVTAMEGSLAPVSCVEDDHTCDHQNVCGTQNLWHRVDAALKDVLGSTTLADLIVESEQLQHARLVQLEPNFPSA; from the coding sequence ATGTGGGTGTCGACCAAAGCACAGTACGGCCTTCGCGCCCTGATCGAGATCGGCCGCCGCGACGGGGAAGCCGTGCCGCTCAAGGACGTGTCCGAACGTCAGGGCATCAGCCAGCATTACCTGGAGCAGATTGCCAGCAACCTGCGCCGCGCCGGCTTTATCAAAAGCATCCGTGGGGCTCACGGCGGCTACCGGCTATCACGCCCAGCGGCTGATATCAGCGCCTACGACGTGGTCACCGCCATGGAAGGCAGCCTGGCCCCCGTGTCGTGTGTGGAAGACGACCATACGTGCGACCATCAGAACGTCTGTGGCACCCAGAACCTGTGGCACCGCGTGGACGCCGCTCTGAAGGACGTCCTGGGCAGCACCACCCTGGCTGACCTGATCGTGGAAAGCGAGCAGCTTCAGCACGCCCGTCTGGTACAGCTCGAACCCAATTTCCCCAGCGCCTGA
- a CDS encoding SulP family inorganic anion transporter, which produces MTTISPSPDRSRLQTYLHEWFQNPRGDLLSGLVVALALIPEAIAFSIIAGVDPQVGLYASFTIAMVIAFIGGRPAMISAATGAMALLMVGLVRDHGLEYLFAATLLTGVLQIFFGWARLARYLKFVPRSVMTGFVNALAILIFMAQLPQFVGANWQMYAMVVAGLAIIYLLPRVFRAVPSALVAIVALSVVAVLTGADVKTVGDMGELPRALPPFHVPQVPLNLETLNIIFPVALTLCFVGLLESLLTAQLIDERTDTTSDKNVESRGQGIANIATGFLGGMAGCAMIGQSMINVTNGGRGRLSTFVAGLFLLLLILVLQPLLVQIPMAALVAVMIVVSVSTFDWQSLRIMAVHPKGETMVMLATVAVTVLTHDLSRGVLVGVVLSALLFARKVSQLSSVTHSDAPDGTRTYRVSGQLFFVSTHDFVQQFKYVPVPRVVIDMTDAHFWDGSAVAALDKVILRYRRLGVPVELLGLNEASATLIERLAVHDKPGAEASGSD; this is translated from the coding sequence ATGACGACCATTTCCCCTTCTCCTGATCGTTCCAGGCTCCAGACCTACCTGCACGAGTGGTTCCAGAACCCGCGCGGCGACCTGCTGTCCGGGCTGGTCGTGGCCCTGGCGCTGATTCCCGAGGCGATTGCCTTCTCGATCATCGCGGGTGTGGATCCGCAGGTGGGGCTGTACGCCTCGTTCACGATTGCCATGGTGATTGCGTTTATCGGCGGGCGTCCGGCCATGATCAGCGCCGCGACCGGCGCGATGGCCCTGCTGATGGTGGGGCTGGTGCGTGATCACGGACTCGAGTACCTGTTCGCAGCGACCCTGCTGACCGGCGTCCTTCAGATTTTCTTCGGCTGGGCACGCCTGGCCCGTTACCTCAAGTTTGTGCCGCGCTCGGTGATGACCGGCTTTGTCAATGCTCTGGCCATCCTGATTTTCATGGCCCAGCTGCCGCAGTTTGTTGGGGCGAACTGGCAGATGTACGCCATGGTGGTCGCCGGGCTGGCCATCATCTACCTGCTGCCCAGAGTGTTCCGGGCTGTTCCCAGTGCCCTGGTGGCCATCGTGGCCCTCAGTGTGGTGGCTGTGTTGACCGGCGCAGACGTGAAGACCGTGGGCGATATGGGTGAACTGCCCCGCGCCCTGCCGCCCTTTCACGTGCCGCAGGTGCCGCTGAACCTGGAGACCCTGAACATCATCTTCCCGGTGGCCCTGACGCTGTGTTTCGTGGGGCTCCTCGAAAGCCTGCTGACCGCGCAGCTGATCGACGAGCGCACCGACACCACCAGCGACAAGAACGTCGAGTCGCGTGGGCAGGGCATTGCCAACATCGCCACCGGGTTCCTGGGCGGCATGGCCGGCTGCGCCATGATCGGCCAGAGCATGATCAACGTGACCAATGGCGGGCGCGGGCGGCTGTCCACGTTCGTGGCGGGTCTGTTTCTGCTGCTGCTGATCCTGGTCCTGCAGCCGCTGCTGGTGCAGATTCCCATGGCGGCGCTGGTCGCGGTGATGATCGTGGTCAGCGTAAGCACCTTCGACTGGCAGAGCCTGCGGATCATGGCCGTGCATCCCAAGGGGGAGACCATGGTTATGCTGGCCACCGTTGCAGTGACGGTCCTGACCCATGACCTGTCGCGCGGCGTGCTGGTCGGCGTGGTGCTCAGCGCGCTGCTGTTTGCCCGCAAGGTCTCGCAGCTTTCCAGCGTGACCCACAGCGACGCTCCTGACGGCACCCGCACCTACCGGGTCAGCGGGCAGCTGTTTTTTGTCAGCACGCACGACTTCGTGCAGCAGTTCAAGTACGTGCCGGTCCCGCGCGTGGTGATTGATATGACCGACGCTCACTTCTGGGACGGCTCAGCCGTGGCGGCGCTCGACAAGGTCATTTTGCGCTACCGCCGGCTGGGCGTGCCGGTAGAACTCCTGGGGCTCAACGAGGCCTCAGCCACCCTGATTGAACGCCTGGCTGTGCACGACAAACCCGGCGCAGAGGCGTCCGGGAGCGACTGA